The following coding sequences lie in one Spinacia oleracea cultivar Varoflay chromosome 1, BTI_SOV_V1, whole genome shotgun sequence genomic window:
- the LOC110801169 gene encoding uncharacterized protein has translation MLLSFCKTRRRCSKPTLLFFYFLTLTLLLVVTTSTILPPSGLVNEGNYSHSGGERGGVPAEGPGFSSGGGDGNGEGYGGYGGYGGYGGGSSMMVLAPRRTHRKDPLDEFRYYKGGWNITDHHYWASVGFSAAPLFIISLVWFLVFGLCLLTISLCHFCCRREQRIGYSPTAYILSLILLILFTLAAIIGCLVLYSGQAKFHRSTVSTLEYVVSQADATVWKLNNVSNYLSSAKLIGIQNVFLPSNVQTDIDDIDMKISASSSFLDHQSTDTADDIRDVLDSVRLALIIVAAIMLFLTFLGFLFSMFGMQVLVYTLVVFGWILVTGTFILCGVFLLFHNVTADTCLAMHQWSENPTAHTALDEILPCVDPATSQETLKRSKEVTTQLVDMVNSVISNVSNINFGVQFKPFYYNQSGPLLPFLCNPFSHDLSDRQCSGGEVQLNNATQVLGNNVCEVDPNGICITTGRLTPAMYNQISAAVNVSYGLQNYGPDLVALQDCSFVRETFTSIYSDHCPDLRRYSRWVYAGLVLVSFAVMLSLVFWVVFGRERKHRLYTKRRLREGGYKKS, from the exons ATGCTGCTAAGTTTCTGCAAAACAAGAAGAAGATGTAGTAAACCCACATTACTATTCTTCTACTTCCTTACTTTAACACTACTACTAGTTGTTACTACTTCCACCATACTCCCTCCTTCAG GGTTGGTAAATGAAGGAAATTACTCTCACAGTGGGGGTGAAAGGGGAGGTGTTCCGGCTGAGGGGCCGGGTTTTAGTAGTGGTGGAGGAGATGGAAATGGAGAAGGGTATGGAGGTTATGGTGGTTATGGTGGTTACGGAGGAGGGAGTTCGATGATGGTATTGGCACCAAGAAGAACACATAGAAAGGATCCTTTAGATGAGTTTAGGTATTACAAAGGTGGTTGGAATATTACTGATCATCATTATTGGGCT TCTGTCGGTTTCTCTGCTGCTCCGCTGTTCATCATCTCCTTAGTCTGGTTCCTTGTGTTCGGGCTATGTTTGCTAACAATCTCTCTGTGTCACTTCTGCTGTCGAAGGGAGCAGCGCATTGGCTATTCACCTACAGCTTACATTCTCTCACTCATACTTCTTATACTCTTCACACTTGCTGCAAT TATTGGATGTCTTGTTTTATACTCTGGACAAGCAAAGTTCCATCGTAGCACTGTATCGACATTGGAATATGTTGTGAGTCAAGCTGATGCAACTGTTTGGAAGCTCAACAATGTGTCCAATTATCTTTCCTCAGCAAAACTGATAGGAATTCAAAATGTTTTCTTGCCTTCTAATGTGCAAACTGACATTGATGATATAGACATGAAAATCAGTGCTTCTTCTAGCTTCCTGGATCACCAGTCCACTGACACTGCTGATGACATAAGAGATGTACTGGATTCTGT GAGGCTCGCTCTCATCATAGTCGCTGCCATCATGCTTTTCCTAACATTTCTAGGATTCT TGTTTTCAATGTTCGGCATGCAAGTTCTTGTCTACAC GCTTGTGGTTTTTGGATGGATTCTAGTGACTGGAACTTTTATCTTGTGTGGCGTATTCCTCCTGTTCCACAA TGTGACTGCAGATACTTGTTTGGCTATGCACCAATGGTCTGAGAATCCCACAGCTCATACAGCATTAGATGAAATACTTCCTTGTGTTGATCCAGCTACTTCACAGGAAACCTTGAAACGAAGCAAGGAGGTTACTACTCAGCTTGTGGACATGGTTAACTCTGTCATATCCAATGTCTCTAACATCAATTTTGGTGTACAATTCAAACCTTTTTACTATAATCAATCTGGACCTCTTCTGCCATTTCTTTGCAACCCGTTCTCACATGACTTATCAGACCGCCAATGCAGTGGTGGAGAAGTTCAATTGAACAATGCTACTCAG GTTTTGGGCAATAATGTGTGTGAGGTTGATCCGAATGGGATATGCATTACTACTGGCCGTTTAACACCGGCCATGTATAACCAAATATCTGCAGCTGTGAATGTGAGCTATGGATTGCAGAACTACGGTCCTGACCTAGTTGCATTACAGGACTGCTCTTTTGTCAGGGAAACCTTCACAAGTATATACAGTGATCATTGTCCTGATCTACGACGATACAGCAGATGGGTGTATGCAGGGCTGGTGCTGGTCTCTTTTGCAGTGATGTTATCCCTCGTTTTCTGGGTAGTTTTTGGCAGGGAACGCAAGCACCGGTTATATACCAAAAGGCGCTTAAGGGAAGGTGGTTATAAGAAATCTTGA
- the LOC110801176 gene encoding flotillin-like protein 3: MWYRIASASEYLVITGAGIADIKLAKKAWILPGQSSTKFDITPVNYTFEVQAMSSEKLPFILPAVFTIGPRSDDDDCLIKYAKLIAPHEKHSHQVEELVQGVIEGETRVLAASMTMEEVFSGAKKFKQEVFGKVQLELNQFGLLIYNANIKQLVDIPGHEYFSYLGQKTQMEAANQAKIDVAEARKKGEIGSKLRNGETIQNASKIDAETKIISVQRIGHAKKEEIKVEAEVQIYENERLAEVAEANAELATKKAGWAKDTQVAEVEAEKAVKLREAELQREVERMNALTQTEKLKAEFLSKASVEYETKVQEANWELYQQQKGAEATLYIQEKAAEAEKTLAEAALYSRQQAADADLYAKKREAEGIVALAQAQGTYLSTLLEALGGNYLALRDYMMINNGVFKEIAEINAGAIKGLQPKISVWTNGGSGGGGEGSTAGGSAMAEVANIYRTLPPLFKTVQEQTGMVPPAWLGSLKDTGTERILD, from the exons ATGTGGTATAGAATAGCGAGCGCATCAGAATATTTGGTAATTACCGGTGCTGGTATAGCAGATATAAAGCTAGCCAAAAAAGCATGGATTCTACCAGGTCAGTCATCCACCAAATTCGACATAACTCCGGTCAACTACACCTTCGAGGTTCAAGCCATGAGTTCAGAGAAGCTACCATTTATCTTACCTGCAGTCTTCACCATTGGACCAAGGTCCGATGATGATGATTGTCTAATTAAGTATGCCAAACTTATTGCTCCACATGAGAAGCATTCTCACCAAGTGGAGGAGCTTGTCCAAGGGGTCATCGAGGGTGAGACACGTGTCCTTGCCGCCTCTATGACTATGGAGGAGGTTTTTAGTGGGGCTAAGAAGTTTAAGCAGGAAGTCTTTGGAAAGGTTCAGCTTGAGCTTAATCAGTTTGGCCTTTTGATTTATAATGCTAATATCAAACAATTGGTTGATATTCCTGGCCAtgaatatttttcttatttgggCCAGAAGACTCAAATGGAAGCTGCCAATCAG GCCAAGATTGATGTTGCGGAAGCAAGGAAGAAGGGGGAGATAGGATCGAAGTTGAGGAACGGAGAGACAATACAGAATGCGTCGAAAATTGATGCAGAAACGAAGATAATATCAGTACAAAGAATAGGACATGCCAAGAAGGAGGAGATAAAAGTGGAGGCAGAGGTACAAATATATGAGAATGAAAGGTTGGCTGAGGTGGCAGAAGCAAATGCTGAGTTGGCAACAAAGAAAGCTGGTTGGGCCAAAGATACCCAAGTTGCTGAGGTGGAAGCAGAGAAAGCAGTCAAATTGAGGGAAGCAGAGTTGCAAAGAGAGGTTGAGAGGATGAATGCTCTCACTCAGACTGAAAAATTGAAGGCTGAATTCTTGAGTAAAGCTAGTGTTGAATATGAAACTAAG gtacAAGAAGCAAATTGGGAGCTATACCAACAACAAAAAGGAGCAGAAGCAACTCTATACATACAAGAAAAGGCAGCAGAAGCCGAAAAAACACTTGCAGAAGCAGCACTTTACTCTCGTCAGCAAGCAGCTGATGCAGACCTTTATGCAAAGAAAAGGGAAGCAGAAGGAATAGTAGCACTTGCACAAGCACAAGGCACGTACTTAAGTACCTTATTAGAGGCACTCGGGGGCAATTATTTGGCATTAAGGGACTACATGATGATTAACAATGGCGTGTTTAAAGAAATTGCTGAAATTAACGCGGGGGCTATCAAGGGGTTGCAGCCTAAAATTAGTGTGTGGACAAATGGTggaagtggtggtggtggtgagggtTCCACCGCCGGTGGAAGTGCAATGGCGGAGGTTGCCAATATTTATCGGACTTTGCCACCGTTGTTCAAGACGGTTCAAGAACAAACTGGGATGGTTCCGCCTGCATGGTTGGGCTCACTTAAGGACACTGGTACGGAACGTATACTGGATTGA
- the LOC110801154 gene encoding uncharacterized protein: protein MAASSKSRSNAPVLLPVTFSGFQRSLSPPRKYSHSTNSMSHPSDPFSISSLPSSFASSSSSSLSSSLLFHRPSSPTRVNLSPTTPAPFRISLSRSHSPNSRVSVRDHVVSKPASIKRTCMCSPTSHPGSFRCSMHRNASRDSHSASCSPGRLNLRRSAMTNSLVRIGTVEGDWVKRALTALIRPSSHQQKRRFDFQHRHSRLSIMSKSGDNDHH, encoded by the coding sequence ATGGCGGCATCCTCAAAATCTCGCTCAAATGCTCCAGTTCTTCTCCCTGTTACTTTCTCCGGCTTCCAACGCTCACTTTCACCTCCTCGTAAATATTCTCACTCCACAAATTCCATGTCTCATCCGTCAGATCCTTTTTCTATTTCATCACTACCATCCAGTTTCGCATCCTCTTCGTCATCTTCTCTGTCCTCCTCCCTCCTCTTCCACCGTCCCTCGTCTCCAACCAGAGTTAATCTCTCTCCTACTACCCCTGCTCCGTTTCGCATCTCCCTCAGCCGATCACACTCCCCTAACTCCCGCGTTTCGGTACGCGATCACGTCGTTTCGAAACCGGCGAGTATAAAGCGGACGTGTATGTGCTCTCCTACCAGTCATCCTGGCTCGTTTCGTTGCTCGATGCACAGAAACGCTTCACGAGATTCTCACTCGGCCTCGTGCTCGCCTGGTCGACTTAACCTCCGGCGATCTGCAATGACGAACTCGCTCGTGCGAATAGGTACCGTTGAAGGAGATTGGGTGAAACGTGCTCTGACGGCTCTGATTCGTCCATCATCTCATCAACAGAAAAGGCGATTCGATTTTCAGCATCGACATAGTCGTCTCTCTATCATGTCGAAATCTGGCGATAATGATCATCATTGA